The Salvelinus namaycush isolate Seneca chromosome 1, SaNama_1.0, whole genome shotgun sequence genome has a window encoding:
- the LOC120052635 gene encoding fibulin-7-like: MYIDECELFHMGQAGRLCLHACVNTPGGYRCTCPAGYNVTRDGRNCKDIDECSTRLNNCTREQMCINTYGGFQCVRVDCPRIRNATYSKTSPLRCERNPCSVDNKVCSQAPNSISHHYLSVVSNLSAPRTMFRVSALRLMGDTLRFSLLGRGQARRHFTVQRSDRQTGQLVLGSPVQGPATLEAEVEMTELEKGVQLGRYITKITMFISQYEF, encoded by the exons atgt acatTGATGAGTGTGAGTTGTTCCACATGGGTCAGGCTGGCCGGCTGTGTTTACATGCCTGTGTTAACACCCCTGGAGGCTACCGCTGTACCTGTCCCGCTGGATACAATGTCACCCGCGACGGACGCAACTGCAAAG ACATAGATGAGTGTTCCACCAGACTGAATAACTGCACCCGGGAGCAGATGTGTATAAACACCTACGGAGGGTTCCAGTGTGTACGTGTGGACTGCCCCCGCATACGAAACGCCACCTACAGCAAAACCTCACCCCT GCGTTGTGAGCGTAACCCCTGCTCTGTGGACAACAAGGTGTGCTCTCAGGCCCCTAACTCCATCTCCCACCACTACCTGTCTGTTGTATCCAACCTGTCAGCACCACGCACCATGTTCCGTGTGTCGGCCCTCCGCCTCATGGGCGACACGTTGCGTTTCTCCCTGCTGGGCCGCGGGCAGGCCAGACGCCACTTTACAGTGCAGCGGTCGGACCGCCAGACAGGCCAGCTGGTGCTGGGGAGCCCGGTGCAAGGACCTGCTACACTGGAGGCAGAGGTGGAGATGACCGAGCTGGAGAAAGGGGTCCAGCTGGGCCGGTACATCACCAAGATCACCATGTTCATCTCCCAGTACGAGTTCTAG